A genomic region of Azoarcus sp. KH32C contains the following coding sequences:
- a CDS encoding acetone carboxylase subunit gamma, giving the protein MSTYTNEQVAHLIEGTLDWETTFRMLSMPKDNGRFEQYLKALQAKVSFKEKIVLPLGPHLYIVQNAKKQWVTQCDCGHVFGDYRENWKLNAAIYVRDTEEAMTEVYPKLMAPDTQWQVYREYYCPTCGTMHDVEAPTPWYPVIHDFEPDIEAFYKEWVGLPVPEHAA; this is encoded by the coding sequence ATGTCTACCTACACCAATGAGCAGGTCGCCCACCTCATCGAGGGCACCCTCGACTGGGAAACCACCTTCCGCATGCTGTCGATGCCCAAGGACAACGGCCGCTTCGAGCAGTACCTGAAGGCGCTGCAGGCGAAGGTGAGCTTCAAGGAGAAGATCGTCCTGCCGCTCGGGCCGCATCTGTACATCGTGCAGAACGCGAAGAAGCAGTGGGTCACGCAGTGCGACTGCGGCCATGTGTTCGGCGACTACCGCGAGAACTGGAAGCTGAACGCGGCGATCTACGTGCGCGACACCGAAGAGGCGATGACCGAGGTGTATCCGAAGCTGATGGCGCCGGATACCCAGTGGCAGGTCTACCGCGAGTACTACTGCCCGACCTGCGGGACGATGCATGACGTCGAGGCACCGACGCCGTGGTATCCGGTGATCCACGACTTCGAGCCGGACATCGAGGCCTTCTACAAGGAGTGGGTCGGCCTGCCGGTGCCTGAACACGCGGCGTAA
- a CDS encoding RND family transporter, whose amino-acid sequence MKNTTFGKVDRAFAFLIRFRALVVTAVALVTLVMGYQASQIEVKTIFSDLLPRDHPYVEVNQRFKQTFGGSNMVSIMLEAEHGDIFNPVVLGKVQKLTVDLQQVEGVDTYQIISLASKKIKEVRASTEGVESRPLMWPELPRDDAGLAALKASVLNNPLVYGPYVSTDMKATLVTVDFSDGNIDYTRAFNQLMTLVGEASGDGVQVRIVGEPVLYGWVNHYLHETLTIFFIAVAALVLLLCLITRTWHGTTLPLLAGTVSAIWALGAARLMGFHLDPLVVVVAFLITAQAISNSVQLIARFDDETGHGVASAEAAARASARNLFKPSMLAIVADAGCVLVVALTPIPLLQKISFIGTVWVLTILISALVLTPVMLSWVSARQRYIHPVNIHPVLMGILRLCSAIVTTRWRYAVLGAAGAVFVVSGLYAFNLKVGDANPGSPILWPDSSYNRDAAEINRQFQGSDRMFVVVAGDKPGALREPEVLSSMTRFQKYMEAQPEVGGSISLADILPQVKRVLREGNPMYQELGQSSDENGELMYMFVSGSDPGDMDRYADADAKNGAVTLFFRDHQGETIRTAVARVRDYVAQHPVKDAQYLLAGGLVGVLAAVNEVILAGQIEAIALALLVLVVCCTITYRSTVAGVFFMIPVLLSNTITFSYMAWQGIGMNINTLPVVALGIGLGVDYTFYIVDGIRENLHRSHNVERAIVNALMGPGKGVLITAMTLITSVVLWHFSSLRLQADMGVLIALWLFISAFSALFIMPALVYVFRPEFIVGSKRHPIEQAEPVMVA is encoded by the coding sequence GTGAAAAACACGACATTCGGCAAAGTCGATCGCGCCTTTGCCTTCCTCATCCGTTTTCGCGCGCTGGTGGTGACGGCGGTGGCGCTGGTGACGCTGGTGATGGGCTACCAGGCGAGCCAGATCGAGGTGAAGACGATCTTCAGCGATCTGTTGCCGCGCGACCATCCCTACGTCGAGGTGAACCAGCGCTTCAAGCAGACCTTCGGCGGCTCGAACATGGTCAGCATCATGCTCGAGGCCGAGCACGGCGACATCTTCAACCCCGTGGTGCTGGGCAAGGTGCAGAAGCTCACCGTCGATCTGCAGCAGGTCGAAGGCGTCGATACCTACCAGATCATTTCGCTCGCGTCGAAGAAGATCAAGGAGGTGCGCGCCTCGACCGAGGGCGTCGAATCGCGTCCGCTGATGTGGCCCGAACTGCCGCGCGACGACGCTGGGCTCGCCGCGCTGAAGGCGTCGGTCCTCAACAATCCGTTGGTCTACGGCCCCTACGTGTCGACCGACATGAAGGCGACGCTGGTCACGGTCGATTTCAGCGACGGCAACATCGACTACACGCGTGCCTTCAACCAGCTGATGACCCTGGTAGGAGAGGCGAGCGGCGATGGCGTGCAGGTGCGCATCGTCGGCGAGCCGGTGCTCTACGGCTGGGTGAATCACTACCTGCACGAGACGCTGACGATCTTCTTCATCGCGGTGGCCGCGCTGGTGCTGCTGCTGTGCCTGATCACGCGGACCTGGCACGGCACCACGCTGCCGCTGCTGGCGGGGACGGTGAGCGCGATCTGGGCGCTGGGTGCGGCGCGGCTGATGGGCTTCCACCTCGACCCGCTGGTCGTCGTGGTCGCGTTCCTGATCACCGCGCAGGCGATCTCGAATTCGGTGCAGCTCATCGCCCGCTTCGACGACGAGACCGGGCACGGCGTCGCCTCCGCGGAAGCCGCCGCGCGGGCGAGTGCGCGCAACCTGTTCAAGCCGAGCATGCTGGCGATCGTCGCCGACGCCGGCTGCGTGCTGGTGGTCGCGCTGACGCCGATTCCGCTGCTGCAGAAGATTTCCTTCATCGGCACCGTGTGGGTGCTGACGATCCTCATCAGCGCGCTGGTGCTGACGCCGGTGATGTTGTCCTGGGTCAGCGCGCGCCAGCGCTACATCCACCCGGTGAACATCCACCCGGTGCTGATGGGCATCCTCAGACTGTGCTCGGCGATCGTCACGACGCGCTGGCGCTACGCGGTGCTCGGGGCGGCCGGGGCGGTGTTCGTGGTGTCCGGCCTGTACGCCTTCAACCTGAAGGTCGGTGACGCCAATCCGGGCTCGCCGATCCTGTGGCCGGACTCGAGCTACAACCGCGACGCCGCCGAGATCAATCGGCAGTTCCAGGGCTCGGACCGGATGTTCGTTGTCGTCGCCGGCGACAAGCCGGGGGCGCTGCGCGAGCCGGAGGTGTTGTCGAGCATGACGCGCTTCCAGAAGTACATGGAGGCCCAGCCGGAGGTCGGCGGCAGCATCTCGCTCGCCGACATCCTGCCGCAGGTCAAGCGCGTACTGCGTGAAGGCAACCCGATGTACCAGGAGCTGGGGCAGAGCAGCGACGAGAACGGCGAGCTGATGTACATGTTCGTTTCCGGCTCCGATCCCGGGGACATGGACCGCTACGCCGATGCCGACGCGAAGAACGGGGCGGTGACGCTGTTCTTCCGCGACCACCAGGGCGAGACGATCCGCACGGCAGTGGCCCGCGTGCGCGATTACGTCGCCCAGCATCCGGTCAAGGACGCCCAGTACCTGCTCGCCGGCGGCCTCGTCGGGGTGCTGGCCGCGGTCAATGAGGTGATCCTCGCCGGGCAGATCGAGGCGATCGCGCTCGCGCTGCTGGTGCTGGTGGTGTGCTGCACGATCACCTACCGCTCCACGGTCGCGGGGGTGTTCTTCATGATCCCGGTGCTGCTCTCCAACACCATCACCTTCAGCTACATGGCGTGGCAGGGCATCGGCATGAACATCAACACCCTGCCGGTGGTTGCCCTCGGCATCGGCCTCGGCGTCGATTACACCTTCTACATCGTCGATGGCATCCGCGAGAACCTGCACCGCTCGCACAACGTCGAGCGCGCCATCGTCAATGCGCTGATGGGGCCGGGCAAGGGCGTGCTGATCACCGCGATGACGCTGATCACCAGCGTCGTGCTGTGGCACTTCTCGTCGCTGCGGCTGCAGGCCGACATGGGCGTGCTGATCGCGCTGTGGCTGTTCATCTCGGCGTTCAGCGCCCTCTTCATCATGCCCGCCCTGGTCTATGTGTTCCGGCCGGAATTCATCGTGGGCAGCAAGCGACATCCGATCGAGCAGGCCGAGCCGGTGATGGTGGCCTGA
- a CDS encoding YCF48-related protein yields MLRRLRKYGGGARGVVTLMTSSAPLVIVGGLLYAGLFVKAEAVVQKVEPPAIERRDTFYGVAASDDRVIWAAGAGGKIVRSEDGGNSWARQTSGTDVNLQGIAAWDSAGAIAVGNDGVVIVTADGGHSWTSAALPASSNPNKLFRVRIANGVAWAVGEFGAVLRSDDRGATWSRVLPEEDRAWNDIGFVGDAGWLVGEFGALMRTTDGGSTWTPVSTPNKVSLMGVAFRDARHGVAVGLAGTLLVTADGGASWRQVPAFTREHFYSVMWDDGRWLVVGDKGVMASAEADAQQWQLGRVADGDVSWRTQVARAGTRYFLAGSNLGVLDNGALRVAGQQRM; encoded by the coding sequence ATGCTGCGTCGATTGAGAAAATATGGAGGCGGCGCCCGCGGCGTCGTCACCTTGATGACGTCGTCCGCACCCCTTGTGATCGTTGGCGGACTGCTGTACGCGGGCCTGTTCGTCAAGGCCGAGGCGGTGGTGCAGAAAGTCGAACCGCCTGCGATCGAGCGTCGCGACACGTTTTACGGCGTCGCCGCTTCCGACGACCGCGTGATCTGGGCGGCCGGGGCGGGCGGCAAGATCGTCCGCAGCGAGGATGGCGGCAATTCCTGGGCGCGTCAGACCTCCGGTACCGACGTCAATCTGCAGGGGATCGCCGCGTGGGACAGCGCCGGCGCCATCGCCGTCGGCAATGACGGCGTCGTGATCGTGACGGCCGACGGCGGCCACAGCTGGACGAGTGCGGCGCTTCCCGCGAGCAGCAATCCGAACAAACTGTTTCGCGTCCGTATCGCGAACGGGGTGGCGTGGGCGGTCGGCGAATTCGGTGCCGTGCTGCGCTCGGATGACCGCGGCGCGACCTGGTCGCGCGTGCTTCCCGAGGAAGACCGTGCGTGGAACGACATCGGCTTTGTCGGTGACGCCGGTTGGCTGGTCGGGGAGTTCGGCGCCTTGATGCGGACCACCGACGGCGGTTCGACATGGACGCCAGTGAGCACGCCGAACAAGGTCAGCCTGATGGGCGTCGCCTTCCGCGACGCCCGGCACGGCGTTGCCGTGGGCCTCGCCGGCACCTTGCTGGTCACGGCCGACGGCGGCGCGTCGTGGCGCCAGGTGCCGGCCTTCACCCGCGAACATTTCTACAGCGTGATGTGGGACGACGGCCGCTGGCTCGTGGTCGGCGACAAGGGCGTGATGGCCAGCGCCGAAGCGGACGCGCAGCAATGGCAGCTTGGCCGGGTCGCGGACGGCGACGTGTCGTGGCGCACCCAGGTTGCCCGTGCCGGCACGCGCTACTTCCTCGCCGGCAGCAATCTCGGCGTACTCGACAACGGCGCGCTGCGCGTCGCCGGCCAACAGCGGATGTGA